In Leguminivora glycinivorella isolate SPB_JAAS2020 chromosome 19, LegGlyc_1.1, whole genome shotgun sequence, a single genomic region encodes these proteins:
- the LOC125236565 gene encoding PAX-interacting protein 1-like isoform X2, which translates to MVTLADDLDSLSLQEPIFKDVKYYLSGDVSDRIMLLLQSGGAENTKYFSDYVTHLICGQNAADTDLDDAQDIYQIPAVTEHWVLACVRLRKLANPKPYSPNRNKIFSNVTACVAQVSPADLKTLFAVITYHGGKVKLNLDPQCTHLICGAASGRKYSAALSLSNNRIKIVTPDWVLESLRARIQAVTDIFHPKLLIVPQPPPKSMDRISAITGFDFEEGIAKNEVPTQNMAEIKDESTQALLDKLDKLKQRMPWNHPPSSVNTSTVPTSAVSSMGYTNTLQQGNIMSKSIPQGIVTQNLQIQGSQTNTQLMQKFIASQANIGLQQQIYGQQQQQQQQQQQQQQQQSQPQQQQQQQPHGLTAIQIQQQKLLQQRQLAAQMQMLQQKTNQQNQQGFSQSNVLVSQMNQNISGQMQQHIQGGQHHIQQNQNITQSNSNMTSAQQQIENISQMLSQSANNLQQQQLNQQNMAMKQSLSLSQQTASQAVQNIAQQLAQSTQNLQQKLSQNMNQSQVINQQLMGAGQQMSSQNQNLIQQQTVQSLTNQQQNLNMGVVNQQGMVSSSQGQGNQVQLNQLVGNSGQQTVLGQQIQSVQQTIQNQQSGNVQSAWRQQNIQMVQNVQGQHQIIRSPLVQRNPQNPVILQQQIMQTQQQALINNQQQAQSSPQHTIQQSNQQILQQTIGSQGQSIGQTHHQILVQKQQLLNGSNQQQIVQGPQQVLINQHTGQQQILVHGNQQVTLQSGQQIVSQSQIVHQGGQIVNQGGQQIITQGTQQVLSQGGQHVITQQGQQHQVVIAQSSQQIVTQSGQQIIGQAVGQNQQVLSQVPQSPQGSTQLTSGGGIQQIITHSGGQQIVSPGGQQIVQGGQNVTWQQQQQYLQQRQQLGQPATVVGPRVSWTAGGGGRQLIHLDAQTHAQLQQMDPTQRAMFVAQLQKRRQQLSMQRAALQHQQPGGVVTGSPSAGGAPQSITFIRGQLPPGQQQVQWLQQQGARATAMPAASPAQPPQSPVGAGGVASPAGGVELQQLQIQRAQYQRLQQLQAQREHHHHLPHKQVGGVSPHVTGLGEHADAALLSPASTDPQGANNALLVNPKTKTALANMLSIRLQGAAPPPDHEPSAAGTLRLMTAAHAAGGPARAPARLLLGPAHHPIQGTGAVGAVGGAGAGVVVGANKVYAGAPRAAPPRAQFYGHNPNLKLPPDLFLLGCVFHIVEYQQSWGAERVARWVECIQRRGGEVEAGYCARVTHVLCETQRHGVVMQALRDAKRCVTAYWLSDAMLRRGVAPPWQALHLPAMYAARDRPAKHHRAALSGWRAEERDRVACAVEHIGAKLTPYMTRDNTVLICKRAEGTKYRRAREWGIPCVTPAWLTDLLLGNMSALAQIENTKYQQFNLASPFRMDYALVSHLMNAWKMPINITPESHERAKRAAASLPRRAKRPRLDSPPPPAAPPAPPRAAQPPPLHLAPRVLFSAVPQAEQNKYAAIVRLLGGLVVSTAAEATHLVMDKLVRTSKLVSCLVTVKHMVSTAWVLESQRQNKFADEAQHQLRDDNFNKTFKCDISEVLLCGEQRRKLFEGITFFMTPCVKPSRSSLTEIIELCGGKVEKNRRSYVSIQEMHSMRPYSYLVLTVPNDLHLVYYLLQSEKTLNVVCSTEVVLSAIMRQKLDIEEFLVKID; encoded by the exons ATGGTAACGCTTGCCGACGATTTAGATTCTTTGTCTTTGCAAGAGCCAATTTTCAAGGATGTCAAGTATTACCTCTCAGGCGATGTGTCCGACAGG ATCATGTTGCTCCTGCAATCCGGCGGAGccgaaaatacaaaatatttctcAGACTATGTTACTCATTTAATTTGTGGGCAAAATGCGGCGGACACGGACCTCGATGACGCTCAAGACATTTACCAGATCCCTGCTGTGACCGAGCACTGGGTGTTAGCTTGCGTCAGGTTGCGAAAACTAGCCAATCCCAAGCCCTACAGTCCTAACAGGAATAAGATATTTTCTAATGTGACTGCTTGTGTGGCCCAAGTGAGTCCTGCGGATTTGAAAACGTTGTTTGCTGTAATCACTTACcatggcggaaaagtgaaactaaaTTTAGACCCCCAGTGTACACATTTGATCTGTGGTGCAGCATCAGGCAGAAAATACAGTGCGGCACTCAGTTTATCTAACAATCGGATCAAGATTGTGACACCAGATTGGGTTCTAGAAAGTTTGAGGGCCAGAATACAGGCAGTCACTGATATCTTCCATCCCAAGTTGCTGATAGTGCCACAGCCTCCGCCCAAGTCAATGGATCGCATAAGTGCCATTACTGGCTTTGACTTTGAGGAGGGTATAGCAAAGAATGAAGTGCCCACCCAAAACATGGCTGAAATTAAAGATGAGAGTACTCAAGCACTACTGGATAAACTTGACAAACTTAAGCAGAGAATGCCCTGGAACCATCCACCATCTTCAGTCAACACATCTACTGTACCAACATCAGCTGTGAGCTCCATGGGTTATACAAATACCTTGCAACAAGGGAACATCATGAGCAAGTCTATCCCACAAGGTATTGTCACACAAAATCTACAGATTCAGGGCAGTCAAACTAATACACAACTTATGCAGAAATTCATAGCATCTCAAGCTAATATAGGCCTGCAGCAGCAAATATATGGCcagcaacaacaacaacaacaacagcaacaacaacaacaacagcaGCAGTCACAGCCCCAGCAACAGCAACAACAGCAGCCTCATGGTCTCACCGCCATACAGATACAACAGCAGAAGTTGCTGCAACAGCGCCAACTAGCTGCACAAATGCAAATGTTGCAACAGAAGACTAACCAACAAAATCAGCAAGGATTTTCTCAGTCCAATGTCTTAGTGTCACAAATGAATCAGAATATCTCTGGTCAGATGCAGCAGCACATCCAAGGCGGCCAGCATCATATCCAGCAGAACCAGAACATAACACAATCCAACAGTAACATGACATCAGCTCAGCAACAAATTGAAAATATCAGCCAAATGTTGAGCCAGAGTGCTAATAATCTACAGCAGCAACAACTAAATCAGCAGAACATGGCTATGAAACAAAGCTTGAGCCTGAGCCAGCAAACTGCTTCACAAGCCGTGCAGAATATTGCTCAGCAGTTAGCTCAGTCAACTCAAAATCTGCAGCAAAAGCTTAGCCAGAACATGAATCAAAGTCAAGTGATTAACCAGCAACTCATGGGTGCAGGCCAACAAATGTCTTCACAGAATCAAAACCTTATCCAACAGCAAACTGTCCAGTCTTTAACTAATCAGCAGCAAAACTTGAACATGGGAGTGGTCAACCAACAGGGCATGGTTTCATCATCCCAAGGCCAAGGCAACCAAGTTCAGCTGAACCAGCTTGTCGGGAACAGCGGTCAACAAACAGTATTAGGACAGCAAATACAGTCTGTCCAACAAACTATTCAAAATCAGCAAAGTGGCAATGTACAGAGTGCTTGGAGACAACAGAATATACAAATGGTGCAAAACGTCCAAGGCCAACATCAGATAATAAGGAGTCCACTGGTCCAGCGGAATCCTCAAAATCCAGTTATTTTACAGCAACAGATTATGCAGACGCAACAGCAAGCTCTGATAAATAACCAGCAACAGGCCCAGTCCAGCCCTCAGCATACAATTCAGCAAAGTAACCAGCAAATTTTGCAACAAACTATAGGCTCACAAGGTCAGAGTATTGGGCAAACACATCATCAAATATTGGTTCAAAAGCAGCAGTTACTGAATGGTTCAAACCAGCAACAAATAGTGCAGGGCCCACAGCAGGTGTTGATCAATCAGCATACTGGTCAGCAGCAAATATTGGTGCATGGAAACCAGCAGGTGACCTTGCAGAGTGGGCAACAGATAGTGTCACAAAGTCAAATAGTCCACCAAGGTGGACAAATAGTGAATCAAGGTGGACAGCAGATCATAACACAAGGCACACAGCAGGTGCTCTCACAGGGCGGCCAACATGTTATAACACAGCAAGGACAGCAGCATCAAGTTGTTATCGCTCAGTCATCTCAACAGATTGTGACCCAATCTGGGCAGCAGATTATTGGTCAGGCTGTCGGTCAGAACCAACAAGTATTATCACAAGTTCCGCAATCACCACAGGGCAGTACCCAGTTGACGAGTGGTGGTGGCATCCAGCAGATCATAACCCACAGTGGTGGTCAGCAGATTGTGTCACCGGGCGGACAGCAGATAGTTCAAGGTGGACAGAATGTGACGTGGCAGCAGCAGCAACAGTATTTGCAACAGCGACAGCAGCTTGGTCAGCCTGCTACAGTTGTTGGACCAAGG GTATCATGGACGGCAGGCGGCGGCGGCCGGCAGCTCATCCACCTGGACGCGCAAACTCACGCGCAACTCCAACAGATGGACCCCACGCAGCGCGCCATGTTCGTGGCGCAGCTGCAGAAACGGCGCCAGCAGCTGTCCATGCAGCGCGCAGCACTGCAGCACCAGCAG CCGGGTGGAGTAGTGACCGGGTCGCCTTCAGCTGGCGGCGCTCCGCAAAGCATCACTTTCATCCGGGGACAGCTTCCGCCGGGGCAACAACAG GTGCAATGGCTACAGCAGCAGGGCGcgcgcgcgacggcgatgccgGCCGCCTCGCCCGCGCAGCCTCCACAGTCCCCTG TGGGCGCCGGAGGCGTGGCCAGTCCTGCAGGTGGTGTGGAACTGCAGCAGCTGCAGATACAGCGCGCGCAGTACCAGCGCTTGCAGCAGCTGCAGGCGCAGCGGGAGCACCACCACCACCTGCCGCACAAGCAG GTTGGCGGCGTTTCGCCGCACGTGACGGGCCTGGGCGAGCACGCGGACGCCGCGCTGTTGAGCCCGGCCAGCACCGACCCGCAGG GAGCAAACAACGCGTTGCTGGTGAACCCGAAGACCAAGACCGCTCTAGCCAACATGCTGTCCATCCGGCTGCAaggcgccgcgccgccgcccgaccACGAGCCTTCCGCCGCCGGCACGCTCAG GTTGATGACGGCGGCGCACGCGGCGGGCGGCCCGGCGCGCGCGCCCGCGCGGCTGCTGCTGGGGCCCGCGCACCACCCCATACAG GGCACGGGAGCAGTGGGCGCCGTGGGCGGCGCGGGTGCCGGCGTGGTGGTGGGCGCCAACAAGGTGTACGCTggcgccccgcgcgccgctcctCCTCGTGCGCAGTTCTACGGACACAACCCTAACCTCAAGCTACCGCCTGATCTGTTCCTACTTGGCTGCGTCTTTCATATC GTGGAGTATCAACAGTCATGGGGCGCCGAGCGCGTAGCTCGCTGGGTGGAGTGCATACAACGGCGCGGCGGCGAAGTGGAGGCCGGTTACTGCGCGCGCGTCACGCACGTGCTGTGCGAGACGCAGCGCCACGGAGTCGTCATGCAG GCTCTCCGAGACGCGAAGCGCTGCGTTACCGCCTACTGGTTATCCGACGCCATGCTGCGCCGCGGCGTGGCGCCACCGTGGCAAGCTCTACACCTTCCCGCCATGTATGCTGCGAGAGACAGACCGGCGAAGCACCACAGGGCAGCTCTGTCAGGGTGGAGGGCGGAAGAGAGAGATAGGGTGGCGTGTGCCGTGGAACATATAGGGGCTAAA CTGACGCCGTACATGACGCGAGACAACACAGTGCTGATATGCAAGCGTGCGGAGGGCACAAAATACCGCAGGGCACGCGAGTGGGGCATCCCTTGTGTCACGCCCGCCTGGCTCACGGACCTGCTACTCGGGAATATGAGCGCTCTAGCACAG ATCGAGAACACCAAATATCAACAATTCAATTTAGCCAGTCCATTCAGAATGGATTACGCTTTAGTTTCGCATTTAATGA ACGCGTGGAAGATGCCGATCAACATAACGCCGGAGTCGCACGAGCGCGCCAAGCGCGCGGCCGCCTCCCTCCCGCGCCGCGCCAAGCGCCCGCGCCTCGACTCCCCGCCCCCGCCCGCCGCACCCCCCGCGCCCCCGCGCGCCGCGCAGCCGCCGCCGCTGCACCTCGCCCCGCGCGTGCTGTTCTCCGCTGTCCCACAAGCCGAGCAGAACAAATATGCCGCCATCGTCAG GTTACTGGGAGGGCTGGTGGTGTCAACCGCCGCGGAGGCCACGCACCTGGTGATGGACAAGCTGGTCCGCACCAGCAAGCTCGTCAGCTGCCTCGTCACCGTCAAGCACATGGTCTCCACCGCCTGGGTCCTCGAGAGCCAGCGCCAGAACAAGTTCGCCGACGAGGCCCAACACCAGCTCCGCGACGACAACTTCAACAAAACGTTCAAGTGCGACATCTCTGAAGTACTACTCTGCGGCGAACAGAGGAGAAAACTCTTCGAGGGAATCACTTTCTTCATGACCCCCTGCGTCAAACCTTCCAGGTCATCCCTCACAGAAATCATAGAACTCTGCGGCggaaaagtagaaaaaaatagaCGATCCTACGTCTCTATTCAGGAAATGCACAGCATGCGACCTTATAGCTACTTAGTCCTCACCGTGCCTAATGATTTACATCTGGTGTATTACCTACTGCAGTCGGAGAAGACTCTAAATGTCGTGTGCAGCACGGAGGTGGTGCTATCTGCTATTATGAGGCAGAAATTGGATATAGAAGAATTCCTTGTCAAAATAGActaa
- the LOC125236565 gene encoding PAX-interacting protein 1-like isoform X4: protein MVTLADDLDSLSLQEPIFKDVKYYLSGDVSDRIMLLLQSGGAENTKYFSDYVTHLICGQNAADTDLDDAQDIYQIPAVTEHWVLACVRLRKLANPKPYSPNRNKIFSNVTACVAQVSPADLKTLFAVITYHGGKVKLNLDPQCTHLICGAASGRKYSAALSLSNNRIKIVTPDWVLESLRARIQAVTDIFHPKLLIVPQPPPKSMDRISAITGFDFEEGIAKNEVPTQNMAEIKDESTQALLDKLDKLKQRMPWNHPPSSVNTSTVPTSAVSSMGYTNTLQQGNIMSKSIPQGIVTQNLQIQGSQTNTQLMQKFIASQANIGLQQQIYGQQQQQQQQQQQQQQQQSQPQQQQQQQPHGLTAIQIQQQKLLQQRQLAAQMQMLQQKTNQQNQQGFSQSNVLVSQMNQNISGQMQQHIQGGQHHIQQNQNITQSNSNMTSAQQQIENISQMLSQSANNLQQQQLNQQNMAMKQSLSLSQQTASQAVQNIAQQLAQSTQNLQQKLSQNMNQSQVINQQLMGAGQQMSSQNQNLIQQQTVQSLTNQQQNLNMGVVNQQGMVSSSQGQGNQVQLNQLVGNSGQQTVLGQQIQSVQQTIQNQQSGNVQSAWRQQNIQMVQNVQGQHQIIRSPLVQRNPQNPVILQQQIMQTQQQALINNQQQAQSSPQHTIQQSNQQILQQTIGSQGQSIGQTHHQILVQKQQLLNGSNQQQIVQGPQQVLINQHTGQQQILVHGNQQVTLQSGQQIVSQSQIVHQGGQIVNQGGQQIITQGTQQVLSQGGQHVITQQGQQHQVVIAQSSQQIVTQSGQQIIGQAVGQNQQVLSQVPQSPQGSTQLTSGGGIQQIITHSGGQQIVSPGGQQIVQGGQNVTWQQQQQYLQQRQQLGQPATVVGPRVSWTAGGGGRQLIHLDAQTHAQLQQMDPTQRAMFVAQLQKRRQQLSMQRAALQHQQQPGGVVTGSPSAGGAPQSITFIRGQLPPGQQQVQWLQQQGARATAMPAASPAQPPQSPVGAGGVASPAGGVELQQLQIQRAQYQRLQQLQAQREHHHHLPHKQVGGVSPHVTGLGEHADAALLSPASTDPQGANNALLVNPKTKTALANMLSIRLQGAAPPPDHEPSAAGTLRLMTAAHAAGGPARAPARLLLGPAHHPIQGTGAVGAVGGAGAGVVVGANKVYAGAPRAAPPRAQFYGHNPNLKLPPDLFLLGCVFHIVEYQQSWGAERVARWVECIQRRGGEVEAGYCARVTHVLCETQRHGVVMQALRDAKRCVTAYWLSDAMLRRGVAPPWQALHLPAMYAARDRPAKHHRAALSGWRAEERDRVACAVEHIGAKLTPYMTRDNTVLICKRAEGTKYRRAREWGIPCVTPAWLTDLLLGNMSALAQIENTKYQQFNLASPFRMDYALVSHLMNAWKMPINITPESHERAKRAAASLPRRAKRPRLDSPPPPAAPPAPPRAAQPPPLHLAPRVLFSAVPQAEQNKYAAIVSDTKMSDEKEDTLTV, encoded by the exons ATGGTAACGCTTGCCGACGATTTAGATTCTTTGTCTTTGCAAGAGCCAATTTTCAAGGATGTCAAGTATTACCTCTCAGGCGATGTGTCCGACAGG ATCATGTTGCTCCTGCAATCCGGCGGAGccgaaaatacaaaatatttctcAGACTATGTTACTCATTTAATTTGTGGGCAAAATGCGGCGGACACGGACCTCGATGACGCTCAAGACATTTACCAGATCCCTGCTGTGACCGAGCACTGGGTGTTAGCTTGCGTCAGGTTGCGAAAACTAGCCAATCCCAAGCCCTACAGTCCTAACAGGAATAAGATATTTTCTAATGTGACTGCTTGTGTGGCCCAAGTGAGTCCTGCGGATTTGAAAACGTTGTTTGCTGTAATCACTTACcatggcggaaaagtgaaactaaaTTTAGACCCCCAGTGTACACATTTGATCTGTGGTGCAGCATCAGGCAGAAAATACAGTGCGGCACTCAGTTTATCTAACAATCGGATCAAGATTGTGACACCAGATTGGGTTCTAGAAAGTTTGAGGGCCAGAATACAGGCAGTCACTGATATCTTCCATCCCAAGTTGCTGATAGTGCCACAGCCTCCGCCCAAGTCAATGGATCGCATAAGTGCCATTACTGGCTTTGACTTTGAGGAGGGTATAGCAAAGAATGAAGTGCCCACCCAAAACATGGCTGAAATTAAAGATGAGAGTACTCAAGCACTACTGGATAAACTTGACAAACTTAAGCAGAGAATGCCCTGGAACCATCCACCATCTTCAGTCAACACATCTACTGTACCAACATCAGCTGTGAGCTCCATGGGTTATACAAATACCTTGCAACAAGGGAACATCATGAGCAAGTCTATCCCACAAGGTATTGTCACACAAAATCTACAGATTCAGGGCAGTCAAACTAATACACAACTTATGCAGAAATTCATAGCATCTCAAGCTAATATAGGCCTGCAGCAGCAAATATATGGCcagcaacaacaacaacaacaacagcaacaacaacaacaacagcaGCAGTCACAGCCCCAGCAACAGCAACAACAGCAGCCTCATGGTCTCACCGCCATACAGATACAACAGCAGAAGTTGCTGCAACAGCGCCAACTAGCTGCACAAATGCAAATGTTGCAACAGAAGACTAACCAACAAAATCAGCAAGGATTTTCTCAGTCCAATGTCTTAGTGTCACAAATGAATCAGAATATCTCTGGTCAGATGCAGCAGCACATCCAAGGCGGCCAGCATCATATCCAGCAGAACCAGAACATAACACAATCCAACAGTAACATGACATCAGCTCAGCAACAAATTGAAAATATCAGCCAAATGTTGAGCCAGAGTGCTAATAATCTACAGCAGCAACAACTAAATCAGCAGAACATGGCTATGAAACAAAGCTTGAGCCTGAGCCAGCAAACTGCTTCACAAGCCGTGCAGAATATTGCTCAGCAGTTAGCTCAGTCAACTCAAAATCTGCAGCAAAAGCTTAGCCAGAACATGAATCAAAGTCAAGTGATTAACCAGCAACTCATGGGTGCAGGCCAACAAATGTCTTCACAGAATCAAAACCTTATCCAACAGCAAACTGTCCAGTCTTTAACTAATCAGCAGCAAAACTTGAACATGGGAGTGGTCAACCAACAGGGCATGGTTTCATCATCCCAAGGCCAAGGCAACCAAGTTCAGCTGAACCAGCTTGTCGGGAACAGCGGTCAACAAACAGTATTAGGACAGCAAATACAGTCTGTCCAACAAACTATTCAAAATCAGCAAAGTGGCAATGTACAGAGTGCTTGGAGACAACAGAATATACAAATGGTGCAAAACGTCCAAGGCCAACATCAGATAATAAGGAGTCCACTGGTCCAGCGGAATCCTCAAAATCCAGTTATTTTACAGCAACAGATTATGCAGACGCAACAGCAAGCTCTGATAAATAACCAGCAACAGGCCCAGTCCAGCCCTCAGCATACAATTCAGCAAAGTAACCAGCAAATTTTGCAACAAACTATAGGCTCACAAGGTCAGAGTATTGGGCAAACACATCATCAAATATTGGTTCAAAAGCAGCAGTTACTGAATGGTTCAAACCAGCAACAAATAGTGCAGGGCCCACAGCAGGTGTTGATCAATCAGCATACTGGTCAGCAGCAAATATTGGTGCATGGAAACCAGCAGGTGACCTTGCAGAGTGGGCAACAGATAGTGTCACAAAGTCAAATAGTCCACCAAGGTGGACAAATAGTGAATCAAGGTGGACAGCAGATCATAACACAAGGCACACAGCAGGTGCTCTCACAGGGCGGCCAACATGTTATAACACAGCAAGGACAGCAGCATCAAGTTGTTATCGCTCAGTCATCTCAACAGATTGTGACCCAATCTGGGCAGCAGATTATTGGTCAGGCTGTCGGTCAGAACCAACAAGTATTATCACAAGTTCCGCAATCACCACAGGGCAGTACCCAGTTGACGAGTGGTGGTGGCATCCAGCAGATCATAACCCACAGTGGTGGTCAGCAGATTGTGTCACCGGGCGGACAGCAGATAGTTCAAGGTGGACAGAATGTGACGTGGCAGCAGCAGCAACAGTATTTGCAACAGCGACAGCAGCTTGGTCAGCCTGCTACAGTTGTTGGACCAAGG GTATCATGGACGGCAGGCGGCGGCGGCCGGCAGCTCATCCACCTGGACGCGCAAACTCACGCGCAACTCCAACAGATGGACCCCACGCAGCGCGCCATGTTCGTGGCGCAGCTGCAGAAACGGCGCCAGCAGCTGTCCATGCAGCGCGCAGCACTGCAGCACCAGCAG CAGCCGGGTGGAGTAGTGACCGGGTCGCCTTCAGCTGGCGGCGCTCCGCAAAGCATCACTTTCATCCGGGGACAGCTTCCGCCGGGGCAACAACAG GTGCAATGGCTACAGCAGCAGGGCGcgcgcgcgacggcgatgccgGCCGCCTCGCCCGCGCAGCCTCCACAGTCCCCTG TGGGCGCCGGAGGCGTGGCCAGTCCTGCAGGTGGTGTGGAACTGCAGCAGCTGCAGATACAGCGCGCGCAGTACCAGCGCTTGCAGCAGCTGCAGGCGCAGCGGGAGCACCACCACCACCTGCCGCACAAGCAG GTTGGCGGCGTTTCGCCGCACGTGACGGGCCTGGGCGAGCACGCGGACGCCGCGCTGTTGAGCCCGGCCAGCACCGACCCGCAGG GAGCAAACAACGCGTTGCTGGTGAACCCGAAGACCAAGACCGCTCTAGCCAACATGCTGTCCATCCGGCTGCAaggcgccgcgccgccgcccgaccACGAGCCTTCCGCCGCCGGCACGCTCAG GTTGATGACGGCGGCGCACGCGGCGGGCGGCCCGGCGCGCGCGCCCGCGCGGCTGCTGCTGGGGCCCGCGCACCACCCCATACAG GGCACGGGAGCAGTGGGCGCCGTGGGCGGCGCGGGTGCCGGCGTGGTGGTGGGCGCCAACAAGGTGTACGCTggcgccccgcgcgccgctcctCCTCGTGCGCAGTTCTACGGACACAACCCTAACCTCAAGCTACCGCCTGATCTGTTCCTACTTGGCTGCGTCTTTCATATC GTGGAGTATCAACAGTCATGGGGCGCCGAGCGCGTAGCTCGCTGGGTGGAGTGCATACAACGGCGCGGCGGCGAAGTGGAGGCCGGTTACTGCGCGCGCGTCACGCACGTGCTGTGCGAGACGCAGCGCCACGGAGTCGTCATGCAG GCTCTCCGAGACGCGAAGCGCTGCGTTACCGCCTACTGGTTATCCGACGCCATGCTGCGCCGCGGCGTGGCGCCACCGTGGCAAGCTCTACACCTTCCCGCCATGTATGCTGCGAGAGACAGACCGGCGAAGCACCACAGGGCAGCTCTGTCAGGGTGGAGGGCGGAAGAGAGAGATAGGGTGGCGTGTGCCGTGGAACATATAGGGGCTAAA CTGACGCCGTACATGACGCGAGACAACACAGTGCTGATATGCAAGCGTGCGGAGGGCACAAAATACCGCAGGGCACGCGAGTGGGGCATCCCTTGTGTCACGCCCGCCTGGCTCACGGACCTGCTACTCGGGAATATGAGCGCTCTAGCACAG ATCGAGAACACCAAATATCAACAATTCAATTTAGCCAGTCCATTCAGAATGGATTACGCTTTAGTTTCGCATTTAATGA ACGCGTGGAAGATGCCGATCAACATAACGCCGGAGTCGCACGAGCGCGCCAAGCGCGCGGCCGCCTCCCTCCCGCGCCGCGCCAAGCGCCCGCGCCTCGACTCCCCGCCCCCGCCCGCCGCACCCCCCGCGCCCCCGCGCGCCGCGCAGCCGCCGCCGCTGCACCTCGCCCCGCGCGTGCTGTTCTCCGCTGTCCCACAAGCCGAGCAGAACAAATATGCCGCCATCGTCAG TGACACTAAAATGTCGGATGAGAAGGAAGATACTCTGACCGTGTAG